Part of the Motacilla alba alba isolate MOTALB_02 chromosome 20, Motacilla_alba_V1.0_pri, whole genome shotgun sequence genome, GAAACAGTGCAAAAGATGTCATGAATCCCTCCTTCGTTAGCTCCCACGTCCCACCATATTCCTCCTCATCTatctgctggaagctgctgaagTAGAGGTACAGAACACCAGCATTGATCAGGCAGAATCTGCAGGGAGAGGTTAGGAACCATCATTGCAGTGGTACAGGCTGTAGGTATCCCACATGCCATACAGTGAAATATCTTCTATCCACAGCAGAGAGGAAGCAAAGAGGAATCCTTTTCCTGCAATACTTCCCAGGCAGCTCAGTCACTTCCTCAAAAAAGCCCCTCCAGGTGAGCTTGCCAGGTTGGGATGAAGTTCACTTGACAAGGCACAACCTACTCCTAGTAGGGCTCAAGAGGCAGAAGTCAAAAGCTGGAAGTATCCTCAGATCTGCAAACCTGCAGATTCTTCTGTCCGGCAGGttgacagcagctctgcctccgCAGAGAACCTGTATGTGCTTCTTGATtctcaggcagcagagagggaaaaccGTCACCTCCATGCTCAGGGTAGATCTCTGTGAGCATCCCAGGACCAAACAGGGAAGAGATAAGGGCCACAGAGACTCAACAGTGCCCTGGAGCCACAGCACTAGGGTTCAGTCTGAGACACCCCAGTGCTCTCCagtctgtgctgagcagagagaACAAACACGACCTTCTGTTTGTCCTAAGGCAGGTTTGGCTttccaccagcccagcctggggctgggacaggtcCGTGTCCTGCAAGGAAGGCTGTGTGGGAAGGGTGGGATGACAACACACAAAATGGgtgaccagcagcagctggagcagctgtgtcactgcacagcacagagaaactGCACACACACTTCCAGAAACTTTTGGTTTTCCGCTGTACACCAAATCCTTCCTGTTTACATTTAGCACAGGAATGGGCTTAGATGCCTGAAGGTGCCTTGTCAATTCATGGTGACTAAGTAAGAACAATGAACTGTTCCTGGGGGCACTTCAGATTGAACTGTTTGTTGAAGCTAACCTGGTTCCTGCTGGAGCATCACCCCTCCCCTTTCTTGCCAAAACCAGAACATTCGGGATGAGGGACAAGATGACAAATGAACTTTGCCTAAGAAAAGCTGTGAGGCTGGAGCTTGGCTATTGAGACCTTGGCTAGCAGAGATATTTGCAAACAGAGGCTCCCCAGAGCAGATCCAGCATCTTCCCCGAGTAGATGTGCAGAGAGCAGGACTCTGCACCCACCTCTGCTGgcccttgaacacttccaggcatttGTCAGGCCCAAACAGATTTTCTCTTCGTAACTCACTGCAGCCTTCAGACACCTCTGGGGAGGTGACCTGGCTCCCAGGGCCTCAAAGCACACACACCCCCTTCAGGCACTGCCTTCCCAACCCCTTGGCTGAAAGGGCCATGATAGGAAGCCAAGAGTGCTGCCGAGCTCTGCTGGTGCCACTGTGCCTGCTTGGGACCTCCAGCCTCTCATGTTCTGAGCaaaccttttcttcctctcagagcagctgcccctgTCTGCTGACAGAGCCTCCTGTCTGAGCAGGGCTCAAAGACCAGGACATGCACACCTTCCCCCATGGACACTCCTTCCTGGGTGATCACAGCAGGCACCACAGTCCCAGCCCCTCCCACACGTGCAGGGCACACACCAAGTCAATTGAAATGCTAGCTCCCTTCTTCTGCCATTGCCCCttttaataacaaaacaaataataatgTTTAGAAGTATTAATCAGGCTGAGGAGAAAGAGACTGATGGACATGTTATGATTTGGGTGAATTTCATGGCAACCAGCAATGGAATGAAAGGCTGGCTGTGAgacacagagcaggcagagcctgcctTTAGCCAGCCCActgctcacagcacagcctcAAACAGGCTCCCAGGCCAGCCCAAACGTGGGAACGTACAcgagacagaaaaggaaataaaccttACACTGCTATTCCCACGAATCCCTTCAGTGGAACTACTCCCCAGATGATTCCCAAAATAACTGCAATGATCTGCCG contains:
- the RAB5IF gene encoding respirasome Complex Assembly Factor 1; translation: MSGGRRRDEPPHPQHHAVANGGTAGRGSVWGKALRSDSAWHDKDEFLDVIYWFRQIIAVILGIIWGVVPLKGFVGIAVFCLINAGVLYLYFSSFQQIDEEEYGGTWELTKEGFMTSFALFLVVWIIFYTAIHYD